The Bosea sp. 685 DNA window GGCAGCGGCAGCGAGCTCTCGATGCGTTTTGCTCTGCAGCCAGGCGGGGATGCAGCACAGCAGGTCGTCGTCACGAAGGCGCGCGAGGCTTTCGCTGGCACATATGATTTCCGCCGTGTCGAGACGGTTGGCCCGCGCGTCTCCGGCGAGCTGGTTCAGGCCGGCACGCTCGGCATCGTGCTCGCGATCGTCGGCGTGCTGATCTATCTCTGGTTCCGCTTCGAGATGCCCTTGGCGATCGGCGCGATCCTGGGCACGCTGCACGACATCGTCCTGACGATCGGCTTCTTCCTGATCACGCAGCTCGAGTTCAACCTGACCTCGATCGCGGCGATCCTGACCATCGTCGGCTATTCCTTGAACGAGACGGTGGTGGTGTTCGACCGTACGCGCGAATTGCTGCGCCGCTACAAGACGATGCCGATCGACGAACTGCTCGACCTTTCCGTGAATTCGACGCTTTCGCGCACGGCGATGACCGCGACGACGACCTTCCTGTCCTTGCTGGCACTGGTCTTCTTCGGCGGCTCGGCGATCGAGGGTTTCGCGCTCGTCATGCTGTTTGGCGTCGTGGTCTGCACCTATTCGGCGATGTTCGTCTCGACGCCGGTGCTGCTCTACATGGATGTGCGCTTCGGCCGCCCGGAAAGCGCCGAGGAAAAGGCTCCCGCTGCCACCAAGGCCAAGGCTAAAGCCTGATTTCACGCCTTAAGCCCTCGCCCTGAGGAGCCGCGGAGCGGCGCCTCGAAGGCTGAGGGCTGTGGTTGGATTGGAATGGATCGATCATGGCTCGCTTCGACGGTTTCGTTCCGGGCCGGCATCAGATCGATGCTTTTGGGGCCGGCGGCTTCCGCTTCGCCGATATGAGCCATCGCGGCTCGATCCTGGCGACGCCGGCGGGCATCCGGATCTGGCCGGTGACGGCCTTTGCGGGGATCACGCGCGAGAGCCTGCAGCAGGTCCTCGACGAAGCCGAGGGCATCGATTTCCTGCTGATCGGTACGGGGCACGACATCGCCTTCATCCCCGCATCCCTGCGCGACCCGTTCCGTGAGGCTGGAATCACCATCGAGGGCATGGCGACGGGGGCTGCAGCGCGCACCTACAACGTGCTGGTCGGCGAGGACCGGCGGGTCGCTGCGGCGCTGATCGCGGTTGATTGAGCGCCTGCCATGACGATGAACGCATAGCCACGCACCCCATCCTGGGCCTAGACTAAGCGTTGAGCGAGGCCTTCCCTCCGAGAGCTGGCCAAGGCGGAAACCATGCCGCAGACGACGCAGACCGACGATCGTTCCAAGACCGTGGTGCCGGCCTTGCCGGAGGCTTATGCGCATTGCGCCGCGCTGGTGCGCGAGCATGACCATGACCGCTATATCGCGGCCCTCTATGCGCCCGAGGCGCAACGGCCGGCGCTGTTTGCGCTCTATGCCTTCAGCCATGAGATCGCCCGCGTGCGGGCGCTGGTCAGCGAGCCGCTGCCGGGCGAGGTGCGCATGCAATGGTGGCGCGACCTGCTGGAGAACGAGGCCAATGAGCATGGTGGCCAGGATCTTGGCGGCAATGATCTTGGCGGCAAGCGCGAGGGTCAGGCGCACCCCGTAGCGGCGGCGTTGCTCGATGCGGTCGCGCGCTACCGTCTGCCGATCGCGCCGCTGACGGGGCTGATCGAGGCGCGCATCTTCGATCTCTATGACGATCCGATGCCGTCCTTGCGCGACCTTGAAGGCTATGCCGGGGAGACCTCGAGCGCCCTGATCCGGCTTGCCTCGATCGTCCTCGCCAATGGCACGGATCCCGGCGGCGCGGCGGCCTGCGGCCATGCCGGCGTGGCTTATGCGCTGTGCGGGCTGATGCGGGCCTTTCCCTGGCATTCGGCGGCGGGGCAGGTCTACATCCCGGCCGATATCCTCGCCCGCAACGGCGTGACCCGCGACGATATCGTGCGCGGGCGCGGCGGGCCGGGCGTGCTCTATTCGCTGAAGGAACTGCGCGAGATCGCGCGCAAGCATCTCAAGAAGCTGCGCGAGATGCGCGAGACGGTGCCCTCGGCGGTCACGCCCGCCTTCCTGCCCGTCGCGCTGGTCGAGCCCTATCTCAAGCGCATGG harbors:
- a CDS encoding phytoene/squalene synthase family protein; translated protein: MPQTTQTDDRSKTVVPALPEAYAHCAALVREHDHDRYIAALYAPEAQRPALFALYAFSHEIARVRALVSEPLPGEVRMQWWRDLLENEANEHGGQDLGGNDLGGKREGQAHPVAAALLDAVARYRLPIAPLTGLIEARIFDLYDDPMPSLRDLEGYAGETSSALIRLASIVLANGTDPGGAAACGHAGVAYALCGLMRAFPWHSAAGQVYIPADILARNGVTRDDIVRGRGGPGVLYSLKELREIARKHLKKLREMRETVPSAVTPAFLPVALVEPYLKRMERGGYDPYRTIIALPAWQRQWTIWRAARTAA
- the secF gene encoding protein translocase subunit SecF; amino-acid sequence: MRLLRIVPDNTRFKFVRFRRFSYPFSAAYSVLVIALFLTVGLNFGIDFKGGTLIEMQAKDGKAEIAQVRSTAHGLGFGEAEIQEFGSGSELSMRFALQPGGDAAQQVVVTKAREAFAGTYDFRRVETVGPRVSGELVQAGTLGIVLAIVGVLIYLWFRFEMPLAIGAILGTLHDIVLTIGFFLITQLEFNLTSIAAILTIVGYSLNETVVVFDRTRELLRRYKTMPIDELLDLSVNSTLSRTAMTATTTFLSLLALVFFGGSAIEGFALVMLFGVVVCTYSAMFVSTPVLLYMDVRFGRPESAEEKAPAATKAKAKA
- a CDS encoding Mth938-like domain-containing protein; this translates as MARFDGFVPGRHQIDAFGAGGFRFADMSHRGSILATPAGIRIWPVTAFAGITRESLQQVLDEAEGIDFLLIGTGHDIAFIPASLRDPFREAGITIEGMATGAAARTYNVLVGEDRRVAAALIAVD